A genomic window from Silene latifolia isolate original U9 population chromosome Y, ASM4854445v1, whole genome shotgun sequence includes:
- the LOC141634259 gene encoding zinc finger protein CONSTANS-LIKE 16-like yields the protein MTSNNSNTNSNSNNMAIAMSGKTARACDCCVRRRARWYCAADDAFLCQACDGSVHSANPLARRHERVRLKTASLKSSDHLPTWHHGLTRKRRTPRHGKNSSKLSNSNNLTSGQQNPSHMVPDLGVEETMLFSSSHGEDEEQLLFCVPEYDPFLREFCTSASTTPTLDAKNDHQFMVELPSDLDIEKFAADVETLLGKGLDDECYGIEDLGLLDHSPNINNDDTNNVNDIINYNDDDDEKERDIVEFCKVVKEENVLICEGGEELIKKCEIDIESDDMGFRVPFDLSFDYDFRVSCGDQDGHHMVDGSSIVGGARNDHELCKLEGIDDDDDDDDDDEKDNNMVLINKSRKILLRLDYEAISEAWSTQGSPWMDGQRPEISPDDSWPHCSAGQYTLFGDTHTGGTGGNCGGGDGGREARVSRYREKRRTRLFTKKIRYEVRKLNAEKRPRMKGRFVKRSSFTPTTTAFPLLSKK from the exons ATGACATCGAACAATAGTAATACTAATAGTAATAGCAATAATATGGCGATTGCCATGAGCGGTAAGACCGCTCGTGCATGTGATTGTTGCGTCCGGAGAAGAGCGCGTTGGTACTGTGCCGCAGACGATGCGTTCCTATGCCAAGCATGTGACGGCTCTGTACACTCGGCAAACCCACTGGCGAGACGACACGAGCGGGTCCGTTTAAAGACCGCCTCGTTAAAGTCGTCCGACCATTTGCCTACTTGGCACCATGGGTTGACCCGTAAGCGTCGTACTCCACGCCATGGGAAAAACTCATCCAAGTTATCAAATAGTAATAATTTGACAAGCGGGCAACAAAACCCGTCTCATATGGTACCGGACCTTGGGGTCGAGGAGACGATGTTGTTTTCCTCGTCCCATGGGGAGGATGAGGAGCAATTGCTCTTTTGTGTACCTGAATACGACCCGTTTTTAAGAGAATTTTGCACTTCAGCGTCAACTACGCCAACTCTAGACGCGAAAAATGATCATCAATTCATGGTTGAGTTACCATCGGATTTAGACATCGAAAAGTTTGCCGCTGATGTTGAGACCTTGTTGGGTAAAGGGCTTGATGATGAATGTTATGGGATTGAAGACTTAGGACTATTAGATCATAGTCCTAATATTAACAACGATGATACTAATAATGTTAAtgatattattaattataatgaTGATGACGACGAAAAAGAACGCGATATAGTAGAATTTTGTAAAGTGGTCAAGGAAGAAAATGTATTAATTTGTGAGGGTGGTGAGGAATTAATCAAGAAATGTGAGATAGATATTGAGAGTGATGATATGGGGTTTAGAGTGCCTTTTGATTTGAGTTTTGACTACGATTTTCGGGTGTCATGTGGCGACCAGGATGGCCATCATATGGTTGATGGTTCCTCAATAGTGGGTGGAGCTAGAAATGATCATGAATTATGTAAATTAGAAggcattgatgatgatgatgatgatgatgatgatgatgaaaaagataataatatGGTGCTAATAAATAAATCAAGGAAGATTTTGTTAAGGTTGGATTATGAGGCGATTAGTGAAGCATGGTCTACTCAAGGTTCTCCTTGGATGGATGGGCAGCGCCCCGAAATTAGTCCTGATGATTCTTGGCCTCATTGCTCT GCCGGACAATACACGCTATTTGGAGATACGCATACGGGAGGAACAGGAGGAAATTGTGGAGGTGGAGACGGAGGGAGGGAAGCAAGAGTGTCAAGGTATAGGGAGAAGAGGAGAACAAGATTGTTTACTAAGAAAATAAGATATGAAGTGAGGAAATTGAATGCAGAAAAGAGACCAAGAATGAAAGGGAGATTTGTTAAAAGGTCTTCATTCACACCAACTACAACTGCCTTCCCTTTGCTTTCCAAGAAGTAG